The following coding sequences lie in one Armatimonadota bacterium genomic window:
- a CDS encoding homoserine dehydrogenase, with amino-acid sequence MAISSNPAMQSSTSAENRVIRLGFLGFGTVGQGTYRMLVDNADEVLAKTGTVFELAKVGVRDLTKDRGINPQLVTDDLWAIVNDPSIDVVLELMGGESPAGELVLRALENGKHVVTANKELIAKNGSRLVSLAKNRGLDLHFEAAVGGGIPVVQPLKHQLAGNDVIKLMGILNGTTNYILTQMEQHGADFSEALAEAQEKGYAEADPTADVDGFDTMYKISILAAICFGRQIPLDAVHREGIRSVGAADMHYARHFGYRIKLLGICEETSDGEVLVRVHPALIPLGHQLANVNGVYNALWLHGDFVGDLMFSGRGAGADPTASAVVGDLIDVARNIVSGGNGSAIPYGEGMPMSPICDLESRYYVRFEVADRPGTLGEIAMAFSRWKVGLSQMEMVTKVGGKGEIAFMTHVCREGDFTSALDAVGSLPCVTRVESWFRVES; translated from the coding sequence ATCGGCTGAAAACCGGGTGATCCGGCTCGGCTTTTTAGGCTTTGGAACCGTCGGGCAAGGCACATACCGCATGCTGGTCGACAACGCGGACGAGGTTTTGGCCAAAACGGGCACGGTTTTCGAATTGGCCAAGGTCGGGGTTCGAGACCTGACAAAGGATCGGGGCATCAATCCCCAACTGGTGACCGACGACTTATGGGCGATCGTGAACGATCCGTCCATCGATGTGGTTCTGGAACTGATGGGTGGCGAATCCCCCGCGGGCGAACTGGTATTGCGAGCTTTGGAAAACGGGAAACATGTCGTGACCGCCAACAAAGAGCTGATTGCCAAGAATGGCTCACGTTTGGTCTCGCTTGCCAAAAACCGAGGGCTCGACCTGCACTTCGAAGCGGCTGTAGGCGGCGGGATCCCAGTTGTCCAACCGCTGAAGCACCAGCTGGCCGGCAACGATGTCATCAAATTGATGGGGATTTTGAATGGGACAACCAACTACATCCTTACCCAAATGGAACAGCACGGGGCCGATTTTTCCGAGGCCTTGGCCGAGGCACAGGAAAAGGGATATGCCGAGGCCGACCCGACGGCGGACGTGGACGGGTTTGACACGATGTACAAGATTTCGATCTTGGCGGCCATCTGTTTCGGCCGCCAGATCCCGTTGGACGCCGTCCACCGCGAAGGGATCCGAAGCGTTGGGGCCGCCGATATGCACTATGCGCGGCACTTCGGCTACCGGATCAAGCTCCTTGGGATCTGCGAAGAGACATCGGATGGGGAGGTGCTTGTCCGCGTGCATCCGGCCTTGATCCCGCTCGGCCACCAATTGGCCAACGTCAATGGGGTCTACAACGCCCTGTGGCTGCACGGCGATTTTGTGGGCGATTTGATGTTTAGTGGCAGGGGGGCGGGAGCCGATCCAACGGCAAGCGCGGTTGTTGGGGATCTGATCGACGTTGCCCGGAACATCGTCAGCGGAGGCAATGGAAGCGCGATCCCTTACGGGGAAGGGATGCCGATGTCGCCGATCTGCGATTTGGAATCCCGATACTACGTCCGGTTTGAAGTTGCCGACCGGCCCGGCACCCTCGGCGAAATCGCCATGGCGTTCAGCCGATGGAAGGTCGGCCTTTCCCAAATGGAGATGGTGACCAAAGTCGGCGGCAAAGGCGAGATCGCCTTTATGACCCACGTATGCCGGGAAGGCGATTTCACTTCGGCGTTAGATGCCGTGGGGTCGTTGCCGTGCGTCACCCGGGTTGAGAGTTGGTTCCGGGTGGAGTCGTGA
- a CDS encoding carbon-nitrogen hydrolase family protein, whose product MRLACFQYDVVFGNPAANADRLIAGLGEARSNGVDLAVFPEAFLTGYCVSTAEEAERIAIRVCCDRDFDVTECHDDVARVQAAAVELGIHVVAGFAGKDGFGLYNGALLVEPDGRMRRYVKTHLPCLGFDQFATPGTALPVFETALGRIGILICYDLRPPEAARVMALREADLIVLPTNWPVRKGTTPALMCPARAMENKVFFASCNRVGDENGFSFRGESAIYGVGGEVLASAGDAEAVIQAEFDIKDARQKRTVVIPGQFETDAFACRQPGLYSDLTS is encoded by the coding sequence GTGAGGCTCGCCTGTTTCCAATACGACGTTGTCTTTGGCAACCCTGCGGCCAATGCCGACAGGCTGATTGCAGGTTTGGGTGAAGCGCGGTCGAATGGGGTCGATCTGGCGGTTTTCCCGGAGGCATTTTTGACCGGTTACTGCGTTTCCACTGCGGAAGAGGCCGAGCGGATTGCCATCCGGGTTTGCTGCGACCGGGACTTTGATGTCACCGAGTGCCATGACGATGTGGCGCGGGTGCAAGCGGCCGCAGTCGAGCTCGGCATTCATGTTGTGGCGGGGTTTGCCGGCAAGGATGGATTCGGGCTCTACAATGGGGCGCTCCTGGTGGAGCCAGATGGCCGGATGCGCCGGTATGTCAAAACCCACCTGCCTTGCTTGGGTTTCGACCAATTTGCCACCCCGGGGACGGCCCTGCCGGTGTTTGAGACCGCCCTCGGACGAATCGGCATTTTGATTTGCTATGATTTGCGGCCGCCAGAGGCCGCCCGCGTCATGGCCCTCCGTGAGGCGGATTTGATCGTTTTGCCGACGAATTGGCCGGTCCGCAAAGGGACGACACCGGCGTTGATGTGCCCGGCGAGGGCCATGGAGAACAAGGTGTTTTTTGCCAGTTGCAACCGCGTTGGGGATGAAAACGGCTTTTCATTCCGCGGAGAATCGGCGATCTACGGGGTTGGTGGCGAAGTTTTGGCTTCGGCTGGGGATGCCGAAGCCGTCATCCAGGCTGAATTCGATATCAAAGATGCCCGTCAAAAACGCACGGTGGTGATCCCCGGGCAATTTGAAACGGATGCCTTTGCGTGCCGGCAACCTGGGCTTTACTCTGATCTCACGTCGTAA